Proteins from one Chitinophaga oryzae genomic window:
- a CDS encoding MbnP family protein has product MKQNILLFSLLAVLASCSKDSTTPVNDPNEKGVVVLEFDNRAGTDDLILNNQQYRNAAGEQLTISKFAYYVSNVRLITATGEAYTVPQDSSYLLISEDNKASAFHTLYNVPAGDYAQVRFMIGVDSTRNTMDISKRPGVLDPAEGAADMYWSWNSGYIFAKLEGSSPASTDAQKLFRYHIGLYGGGFNNGPRTLNNTREVTLTIPNNGKAIVRRDRKAQIHFFADALKMLNGTTNVSIAANPNVMVTPFSAKIADNYTQMFNIDHVHNE; this is encoded by the coding sequence ATGAAGCAAAATATTCTACTCTTTAGCCTTCTCGCTGTACTGGCTTCCTGTTCCAAAGACAGCACCACGCCCGTTAATGATCCCAACGAAAAAGGCGTTGTGGTCCTGGAATTCGACAACCGGGCAGGAACAGATGACCTGATCCTGAATAACCAGCAGTACCGCAACGCTGCCGGTGAACAACTGACCATCAGCAAGTTCGCCTACTACGTCAGCAATGTCCGGCTGATCACCGCCACCGGCGAGGCCTATACGGTACCGCAGGACAGCAGCTATCTGCTGATCAGCGAAGACAATAAAGCCTCCGCCTTTCACACGCTGTACAACGTGCCCGCGGGCGACTATGCGCAGGTGAGGTTTATGATCGGGGTAGACAGTACCCGAAACACCATGGACATCAGCAAACGCCCCGGTGTACTGGACCCCGCGGAAGGTGCGGCAGACATGTACTGGTCATGGAACAGCGGCTACATCTTCGCTAAACTGGAAGGCAGCTCACCGGCTTCTACCGATGCGCAGAAACTGTTCCGCTATCATATCGGTCTTTATGGCGGCGGCTTCAACAACGGCCCGCGTACGCTCAACAATACCCGTGAGGTAACGCTCACCATTCCCAACAATGGAAAAGCCATCGTGCGCCGCGACCGCAAAGCCCAGATCCATTTCTTCGCCGATGCGCTTAAAATGCTGAACGGCACCACCAATGTGAGCATCGCCGCTAATCCAAATGTAATGGTGACGCCATTTTCAGCAAAAATCGCGGATAATTACACACAAATGTTTAACATTGATCACGTGCATAACGAATAA
- a CDS encoding transporter, protein MKKLFFIMAILMPVSVMACDICGCSASGYQLGILPQYHKNFIGLRYGYRQFKSTHPMELGNTSNHESREFYHTTELWGRWYATKRLQFFAFVPFQYFRREEGKSITTVSGLGDITLMANYTFIDNNWDLGKKWHHVFQAGGGVKLPTGRTGIPDEGGNIYQNFQPGSRSTDFVLNAVYTVRRGKWGINTDASYRINTTNKEEYRFGNRFNTSLRGFLYQPVSKTVALQPYAGLMYEHASGDHELHKTKEYTGGDMLHASVGADVYFKRFSAGIQAQVPVYQHLSAGYNKTYTRLSATVNFFF, encoded by the coding sequence ATGAAAAAGCTATTTTTCATCATGGCTATTCTCATGCCTGTATCCGTCATGGCCTGCGACATCTGTGGATGCTCCGCCAGCGGCTACCAGCTGGGCATTCTGCCACAATACCATAAAAACTTTATCGGTCTCCGGTACGGATACCGGCAGTTTAAATCCACCCACCCCATGGAGCTGGGCAATACCTCCAACCATGAATCCCGTGAATTCTACCATACTACGGAACTGTGGGGAAGATGGTATGCTACCAAAAGACTACAGTTCTTTGCTTTCGTGCCGTTTCAGTATTTCAGAAGAGAGGAAGGTAAAAGCATCACCACGGTCTCCGGCCTCGGCGACATCACCCTGATGGCCAACTACACCTTCATTGACAACAACTGGGACCTGGGTAAAAAATGGCATCATGTGTTCCAGGCCGGCGGTGGCGTCAAACTGCCAACGGGCAGGACCGGCATCCCTGACGAAGGCGGTAATATCTACCAGAACTTTCAGCCTGGCAGCCGCAGCACCGACTTCGTACTGAATGCCGTATACACCGTGAGGCGCGGCAAATGGGGCATTAATACAGATGCTAGTTACCGCATCAACACTACCAATAAAGAAGAATACCGGTTCGGCAACCGTTTTAATACCTCCCTGCGCGGATTTCTCTATCAGCCTGTCAGCAAAACAGTGGCGCTGCAACCATATGCCGGCCTGATGTACGAGCACGCCTCCGGCGACCACGAGCTGCATAAAACAAAGGAATATACCGGCGGCGACATGCTGCATGCCAGCGTAGGCGCAGACGTCTATTTCAAACGCTTCTCCGCAGGCATACAGGCCCAGGTGCCGGTATACCAGCACCTGTCAGCCGGCTATAATAAAACATATACCCGTTTATCCGCTACCGTTAACTTCTTCTTTTAA
- a CDS encoding M13 family metallopeptidase: protein MKKNNAVKLPLLAAMVTFAACNSGSTQQHQEASTDTAKVPAFNLADIDTAYKACDDFDNYVNGGWKKNNPIPSTESRWGAFGILDKQNKEVRLKSIIAELTSKTDLKKGTEEQQIADYYTSFLDTATIEKRGITPLKPYLDKIDAIKTLADWAAVTGELQKIGVSSFTGFGADADAKDSKMNVLYQGQSGLSLGEKSYYMQQDSATKNVRDEFVKHVDKMFTLAGFPEKNAGTTILGLETGLAKIQLSNVELRDPVKTYNRAAFSELKTLAPDFDWDAFAQKQDIKTDTLVLQNKGYLTNAGKLLKATPVDILKTYTKWQLLSSFAGYLPKAFDEENFHFFGTVMTGKKAQKTRAERAIRSTDSKLGMPLGKLFAKKYFPESSKEKVSKMIENVRTVYGERIDKLTWMSDSTKQMARKKLASFTYKIGYPDKWKDYSTIQIDKGTLLENAISAILYGHKENIDKIGKPVDKSEWGMTPQTVNAYYNPLNNEVVFPAGILQPPFYNPNADDAINYGGIIAVIGHEFTHGFDDQGSQFDADGNLKNWWTKTDRENFDKLTKRYINYFSNIEALPGVKINGALTIGENVADLGGLTLAYYALKKSFEGKEEPKPIDGFTWQQRFFLGWGQVWHGNITDAALRQQIQTDPHSPARDRINGPLPHLKEFQEAWGCQPGSKMALPDAERVVIW, encoded by the coding sequence ATGAAGAAAAACAATGCGGTAAAACTACCGTTACTGGCTGCCATGGTCACCTTCGCAGCCTGTAACTCCGGTTCCACGCAGCAACACCAGGAGGCATCCACCGACACAGCCAAAGTCCCGGCCTTTAACCTCGCCGACATCGACACTGCCTACAAAGCCTGCGATGATTTCGACAATTACGTTAACGGAGGCTGGAAGAAGAACAATCCTATCCCGTCTACTGAAAGCCGCTGGGGCGCCTTTGGTATCCTCGACAAACAGAACAAGGAAGTTCGCCTCAAAAGCATCATCGCTGAACTCACCAGCAAAACTGACCTGAAAAAAGGCACTGAAGAGCAACAGATCGCAGACTACTACACCTCATTCCTGGACACCGCCACCATTGAAAAAAGAGGTATCACCCCCCTGAAACCTTACCTCGACAAAATTGACGCCATCAAAACGCTGGCTGACTGGGCAGCTGTAACCGGCGAACTCCAGAAAATAGGCGTTTCCTCCTTCACCGGTTTCGGCGCTGATGCCGACGCCAAAGACAGCAAAATGAATGTCCTCTACCAGGGACAAAGCGGCCTGAGCCTCGGTGAAAAAAGCTACTACATGCAACAGGATTCTGCCACCAAAAATGTGCGGGATGAATTTGTAAAACACGTAGACAAAATGTTTACCCTCGCCGGCTTCCCTGAGAAAAATGCCGGTACCACCATCCTCGGCCTCGAAACAGGACTGGCAAAAATCCAACTGTCCAACGTAGAGCTGCGTGACCCGGTTAAAACCTATAACAGGGCCGCTTTCAGCGAACTGAAGACACTGGCCCCGGACTTCGACTGGGATGCTTTTGCACAAAAACAGGACATCAAAACAGATACCCTCGTTCTCCAGAACAAAGGTTATCTCACCAATGCCGGCAAACTGCTCAAAGCAACACCTGTCGACATCCTGAAAACATATACCAAATGGCAGCTTCTCTCCAGCTTCGCCGGCTATCTGCCTAAAGCCTTTGATGAAGAGAACTTCCATTTCTTCGGAACGGTAATGACCGGTAAAAAAGCGCAGAAAACCCGCGCTGAAAGAGCCATCCGTTCTACAGACAGCAAACTGGGCATGCCGCTGGGCAAACTGTTCGCAAAAAAATATTTCCCGGAAAGCAGCAAGGAGAAAGTATCCAAAATGATCGAAAACGTTCGTACCGTATATGGCGAACGTATCGACAAACTCACCTGGATGAGCGACTCCACCAAACAGATGGCCCGCAAAAAACTGGCCTCCTTCACTTACAAAATCGGTTACCCCGACAAGTGGAAAGACTATTCCACTATTCAGATCGATAAAGGCACCCTGCTGGAAAACGCTATCTCCGCTATACTCTACGGTCACAAAGAGAACATCGATAAAATCGGTAAACCCGTGGATAAAAGCGAATGGGGCATGACACCACAAACCGTTAACGCCTACTACAACCCGCTGAATAACGAAGTGGTATTCCCTGCCGGTATCCTCCAGCCGCCGTTCTATAACCCTAACGCCGACGACGCCATCAACTATGGCGGCATCATCGCGGTGATCGGCCACGAATTCACTCATGGCTTCGATGACCAGGGCTCTCAGTTCGACGCTGACGGTAACCTCAAAAACTGGTGGACCAAAACCGATCGTGAGAACTTCGACAAACTGACCAAACGTTACATCAATTACTTCAGCAATATCGAAGCACTCCCCGGCGTAAAAATCAACGGCGCCCTTACCATCGGTGAAAACGTAGCCGACCTCGGTGGCCTCACCCTCGCTTACTACGCACTGAAAAAATCTTTCGAAGGTAAAGAGGAGCCCAAACCAATTGACGGCTTCACCTGGCAACAGCGTTTCTTCCTCGGATGGGGACAGGTATGGCACGGTAACATCACCGATGCTGCACTCCGCCAGCAAATCCAGACAGACCCGCACTCTCCGGCAAGAGACCGCATCAACGGCCCCTTACCACACCTGAAAGAATTCCAGGAAGCATGGGGATGCCAGCCAGGTAGCAAAATGGCATTACCGGATGCTGAAAGAGTAGTGATCTGGTAA
- a CDS encoding group III truncated hemoglobin → MEKKQITSRADIQLLVDRFYEKVKVDDVIGYIFQDVARVDWDKHLPIMYDFWEQLLLDSNRYGRNTMAPHFAVNQQVPLQPAHFDRWISLFETTVNELFNGEKAELAISRARSIKDIMQFKMQQINQSK, encoded by the coding sequence ATGGAAAAGAAGCAGATAACCAGCAGAGCGGATATCCAGTTGCTGGTAGACCGCTTTTATGAGAAAGTGAAAGTGGACGATGTTATCGGCTATATCTTTCAGGACGTCGCCCGGGTGGACTGGGACAAACATCTGCCCATTATGTACGACTTCTGGGAGCAGCTGTTGCTGGACAGCAACCGTTACGGCAGAAACACCATGGCGCCGCATTTCGCGGTAAACCAGCAAGTGCCGCTTCAACCGGCTCATTTTGACCGCTGGATCTCTCTGTTTGAAACGACGGTGAATGAGCTGTTTAACGGTGAAAAAGCGGAACTGGCCATCAGCCGCGCCCGCTCTATCAAAGACATCATGCAGTTCAAAATGCAGCAGATCAATCAATCCAAATAA
- a CDS encoding replication-associated recombination protein A, with product MQPLAERLRPVTLDELVGQEHLTGKDSILRKAIEQGKIPSMILWGPPGVGKTTIANIIAHTLQVPFYTLSAISAGVKEVREVIEMARRQRHAVLFIDEIHRFNKSQQDALLGAVEKGIVTLIGATTENPSFEVNAAVLSRSQVYVLRPLGNDQLMQLLHQAMERDEWLKTKNIELKETAALFNISGGDARKLLNLFELVVSTLQEDPIVITDQKVMDIAQQRVAIYDKTGEQHYDIISAFIKSIRGSDPNAAVYYLARMIEGGEDVKFIARRLVILASEDIGNANPNALLLATSCFQAVNLIGYPESRIILSQCVTYLASSAKSNASYMAINAAQSLVAKTGDLPVPMHIRNAPTKMMKEMDYGKGYAYAHDYDNNFVVQEFLPDAIKGTKLYDPGKNAREDELRRHLKQLWKDKYNY from the coding sequence ATGCAACCATTAGCAGAACGGTTAAGACCTGTGACGTTAGACGAACTGGTGGGGCAGGAACATCTTACCGGAAAAGACAGTATCCTCAGAAAAGCCATTGAGCAGGGAAAAATACCTTCCATGATCCTGTGGGGGCCTCCCGGCGTAGGTAAAACCACCATCGCCAATATTATCGCACATACCCTTCAGGTCCCGTTTTATACGCTGAGCGCCATTTCAGCCGGCGTAAAGGAAGTAAGGGAAGTGATAGAAATGGCGCGGCGCCAGCGGCATGCCGTGCTCTTCATCGATGAGATCCACCGCTTCAACAAATCCCAGCAGGATGCGCTGCTGGGGGCCGTGGAGAAAGGCATCGTCACGCTCATCGGCGCTACTACCGAAAACCCTTCCTTTGAAGTAAATGCGGCGGTTTTATCGCGCAGCCAGGTATATGTACTGCGGCCACTGGGCAACGACCAGTTGATGCAGCTGCTGCATCAGGCCATGGAGCGCGACGAATGGCTGAAAACAAAAAACATTGAATTAAAGGAAACAGCTGCGCTGTTTAATATCTCCGGCGGCGATGCCCGCAAACTGCTCAACCTGTTTGAGCTGGTGGTGAGCACCCTGCAGGAAGACCCTATTGTTATCACCGATCAGAAAGTGATGGACATCGCACAGCAGCGTGTAGCCATCTACGATAAAACGGGCGAGCAACACTATGATATTATCTCTGCTTTCATCAAGAGCATCCGGGGCAGCGATCCCAATGCGGCCGTGTACTACCTGGCGCGTATGATAGAGGGAGGTGAAGATGTGAAATTTATTGCGCGCCGTTTGGTGATACTGGCCTCCGAAGACATTGGCAATGCCAACCCCAATGCGTTGCTACTGGCCACCAGCTGCTTCCAGGCGGTGAACCTGATCGGCTATCCTGAGTCGAGGATCATCCTGTCGCAATGTGTGACCTATCTGGCTTCCTCTGCCAAGAGCAATGCGTCTTACATGGCGATCAACGCAGCGCAGTCACTGGTAGCAAAAACCGGCGACCTGCCGGTGCCCATGCATATCCGCAACGCCCCTACGAAAATGATGAAGGAAATGGATTATGGCAAAGGGTACGCTTATGCACATGACTATGACAACAATTTCGTGGTGCAGGAATTTCTGCCGGATGCCATCAAAGGCACCAAGCTGTATGATCCGGGAAAAAACGCGCGGGAAGACGAGCTGCGGCGGCACCTGAAGCAGTTGTGGAAAGATAAATACAATTATTAA
- the pbpC gene encoding penicillin-binding protein 1C, producing the protein MKFQRFRQWCKKRKWWLTAAGVLLIAYYFCLPRQLFTSPTSFVLEDVNGDLLNAGIAPDGQWRFPYNPHVPEKFAKCIVAYEDKRFYYHWGIDPLAVSRAIRQNLRGKKVVSGGSTLTMQVIRISRNQPRTFWQKMVEAVLATRLEFAASKKKIIALYAANAPFGGNVVGLEAASWRYYGRKADQLSWGEMAALAVLPNSPALVHPGRNRNTLLHKRNQLLDRLWRNETIDSITCQLAKLEPLPAQPLALPQDAPHLLDRFRLDYQQQKSDGPTRIKSTVEAALQKNVTAIAERYHHAYKANGINNAAVLVLDVETGNTLAYVGNIYNPANPELESHVDIIQARRSPGSTLKPVLYAAMLNDGLILPNTLIPDIPTQIAGYSPQNFDLGYDGAVPASRALARSLNIPAVRMLQMYRYERFHTLLQKMGITTLTKPADHYGLSLILGGGETTLWEMCGMYASMARTLVHLDQYHGKYDMDDIHPPNYRSDIQRPSQYGLSKDGILDAGSIWYTFEAMTEVMRPGEELLWQQFSSTQRIAWKTGTSFGFRDGWAIGVTPKYVVGVWVGNADGEGRPGLIGVSTAAPILFDVFRLLRTGSWFTTPTAHLRKVEVCRKSGYRANDLCDEKDSIYVPAAGIRSGVCPYHQLIHLDRTGQWRVTESCESPQFMQHKPWFILPPSQEFYYRSKNYYAPLPPYKPDCIASLGQDRAPIELIYPRPNARIFVPTELNGQPGQTIFTATHRNSTAKIFWHLDNNFIGETVEFHQMALHPPAGKHTITLVDENGERIEQTFEILEKEKE; encoded by the coding sequence ATGAAATTTCAACGCTTCAGGCAATGGTGTAAAAAAAGAAAATGGTGGCTTACCGCTGCCGGTGTATTACTGATTGCCTACTATTTTTGTTTGCCCCGCCAACTGTTTACCAGCCCGACCTCTTTTGTATTGGAAGATGTAAACGGCGACTTGCTCAACGCCGGTATCGCGCCCGACGGACAATGGCGCTTTCCCTACAACCCGCACGTGCCGGAGAAATTTGCAAAATGTATCGTTGCTTACGAGGATAAACGGTTTTATTATCACTGGGGAATAGATCCATTGGCAGTAAGCCGTGCCATCCGGCAAAACCTGCGCGGCAAGAAAGTCGTCAGCGGCGGCAGCACCCTCACCATGCAGGTCATCCGTATCTCCCGTAATCAGCCCCGAACTTTCTGGCAGAAAATGGTGGAAGCCGTACTCGCCACCCGCCTCGAGTTTGCAGCCTCTAAAAAGAAAATCATCGCCCTGTACGCTGCCAACGCACCGTTCGGCGGCAACGTGGTAGGGCTGGAAGCCGCTTCCTGGCGCTATTACGGCCGTAAGGCCGACCAGCTCTCATGGGGGGAAATGGCGGCACTGGCGGTACTGCCCAACAGTCCCGCGCTGGTGCATCCCGGCCGCAACCGGAACACGCTGCTCCACAAACGGAATCAGCTGCTGGACAGGCTATGGCGCAACGAAACCATTGACAGTATCACCTGCCAGCTGGCCAAACTGGAACCGCTGCCGGCGCAACCGCTGGCATTGCCGCAAGATGCACCGCACCTGCTGGACCGCTTCCGGCTCGACTATCAGCAGCAAAAGTCTGATGGTCCCACCCGCATTAAAAGCACAGTGGAAGCCGCGTTGCAGAAAAACGTCACGGCCATCGCAGAGAGATACCACCATGCCTACAAGGCCAACGGCATCAACAACGCCGCCGTACTGGTGCTGGATGTGGAAACAGGCAACACGCTCGCTTATGTGGGCAACATATACAACCCGGCCAATCCCGAACTGGAAAGCCATGTAGACATCATACAAGCCAGAAGAAGTCCCGGCAGCACGCTCAAACCGGTGCTGTACGCAGCCATGCTCAACGACGGACTGATACTGCCCAACACCCTGATACCGGACATTCCCACACAGATAGCCGGCTACTCGCCGCAGAACTTCGACCTCGGCTACGATGGCGCCGTGCCTGCTTCCCGTGCACTGGCGCGGTCGCTCAACATCCCCGCGGTGCGCATGCTGCAGATGTACCGCTATGAGCGCTTCCACACGCTGCTGCAGAAAATGGGCATCACCACGCTCACCAAACCGGCCGATCACTACGGCCTGTCGCTGATCCTCGGCGGCGGGGAAACCACGCTCTGGGAGATGTGCGGCATGTACGCCAGCATGGCCCGTACACTCGTTCATCTCGATCAATACCATGGCAAATACGATATGGACGACATCCATCCGCCTAACTACCGGTCAGACATACAACGTCCTTCACAATACGGATTGAGCAAAGATGGCATACTGGACGCCGGCTCCATCTGGTACACCTTTGAAGCAATGACAGAAGTAATGCGCCCCGGCGAAGAGCTGCTGTGGCAGCAGTTCTCTTCTACACAACGCATCGCCTGGAAAACAGGTACCAGCTTCGGCTTCCGCGACGGATGGGCCATCGGTGTCACTCCTAAATACGTAGTCGGCGTATGGGTCGGTAATGCAGACGGAGAAGGCCGCCCCGGCCTCATCGGCGTGTCCACAGCAGCGCCCATCCTCTTCGATGTATTCAGGCTGTTACGCACCGGCAGCTGGTTTACCACGCCCACCGCCCACCTCCGGAAAGTAGAAGTGTGCCGCAAAAGCGGCTACCGCGCCAACGATCTGTGCGATGAAAAAGATTCCATTTACGTGCCGGCCGCCGGTATCCGCTCAGGCGTATGTCCCTATCACCAGCTGATACACCTGGACCGCACCGGCCAATGGCGGGTAACGGAAAGCTGCGAATCACCACAATTCATGCAGCATAAACCGTGGTTCATCCTGCCGCCGTCGCAGGAATTCTACTACCGCAGCAAAAACTATTATGCGCCGCTGCCACCTTATAAACCGGACTGCATCGCTTCACTGGGACAGGACCGGGCACCGATAGAACTGATCTACCCGCGGCCCAACGCCCGCATCTTTGTGCCAACAGAACTGAACGGACAACCCGGACAGACGATCTTCACGGCCACGCATCGCAACAGTACCGCTAAAATATTCTGGCACCTCGATAACAATTTCATCGGTGAAACAGTGGAATTCCATCAGATGGCGCTACATCCGCCGGCAGGTAAACATACCATCACCCTGGTGGATGAAAACGGAGAAAGGATTGAACAAACTTTTGAAATACTGGAAAAAGAAAAAGAGTAG
- a CDS encoding PDDEXK nuclease domain-containing protein has product MTEQFTEIVTLIKRSQYNTQKNVNIEMINLYWQVGEYIHKKITNASWGEGMIQELAYYIAKMHPELKGFKHRGLYKMVRFYTFYLSYVENSSIKVLEKQQEIVPSLMAQFTDIRNTILVQVTWTHHLALMTTKSREECEFYLRLCVQENYSVRELERQIKSCLYERVKLGEHQSPVSGTNIKGDESILFRDKYVFEFLNLPENHSEKDLQHALISKIKDFILELGDGFIFIGEEYRVTVGGTDFYIDLLFFHRDLQCLVAFELKTTDFMPEYLGKLNFYLEALDRKVKRKHERPSVGILLCRDQNKEVVEYAMNRNLSPTIISEYQTFLPDKKILEQKMHELFEQSAEKQ; this is encoded by the coding sequence ATGACGGAGCAATTTACGGAAATAGTGACGCTTATTAAGCGGTCGCAGTATAACACGCAAAAAAATGTAAATATTGAAATGATCAATCTTTACTGGCAGGTGGGAGAATATATACATAAGAAGATAACAAATGCGAGTTGGGGAGAAGGAATGATTCAGGAACTGGCGTATTACATTGCCAAAATGCATCCTGAGTTAAAAGGGTTCAAACATCGTGGTCTCTATAAAATGGTTCGATTTTATACGTTTTATTTATCATATGTTGAAAATTCATCTATAAAAGTGCTTGAAAAACAACAAGAAATTGTGCCATCACTGATGGCACAATTTACAGATATTCGTAATACGATACTGGTGCAAGTTACCTGGACGCATCATTTAGCTTTGATGACTACAAAATCCCGGGAAGAGTGTGAATTTTATCTCCGTTTGTGCGTACAGGAAAATTACTCTGTCCGCGAATTGGAAAGACAGATTAAAAGCTGCCTGTACGAGCGAGTGAAGTTAGGAGAGCACCAGTCACCGGTATCAGGCACCAATATTAAAGGTGATGAAAGCATTCTCTTTAGAGATAAATATGTGTTTGAATTTTTGAATCTCCCGGAAAACCATAGTGAGAAAGACTTGCAACACGCGCTCATCAGTAAAATCAAAGACTTTATCCTTGAGTTAGGAGATGGCTTTATTTTCATCGGGGAAGAATATCGGGTAACGGTCGGAGGCACGGACTTTTATATTGATCTCTTATTTTTCCATCGTGACCTGCAGTGCCTCGTGGCCTTTGAATTAAAAACGACCGACTTCATGCCGGAATATCTGGGTAAGCTGAATTTTTACCTGGAAGCCCTGGACAGAAAAGTAAAGAGAAAACATGAAAGGCCCAGCGTAGGAATTTTATTATGCAGGGACCAAAACAAGGAAGTGGTAGAGTATGCTATGAACCGAAATTTGTCGCCCACGATCATTTCGGAATACCAGACTTTTTTGCCGGACAAGAAGATATTGGAGCAAAAAATGCATGAATTGTTCGAGCAAAGCGCTGAAAAGCAATAA